AGATCGCCGGGCGCTCTCGCGGCACACCGCGTATCGCCAACCGCCTGCTGCGCCGCGTACGCGACTACGCCGAGCTGCGCGCGGACGGGGTGGTGAACGTGTCCACGGCGCGCGCCGCGCTGAAGGTGTACGACGTCGACGACGCGGGCCTGGACCGGCTGGACAAGGCGGTGCTGGTCTCGCTCGTCGAGCTGTTCGGCGGCGGCCCGGTGGGCCTGTCTACGCTGGCGGTGGCGGTGGGGGAGCAGCCGGACACGGTCGAAGAGGTCGTGGAGCCGTTCCTGGTGCGGGCGGGCCTGCTGGCGCGCACGCCCCGGGGCCGGGTGGCGACCCCCGCCGCGTGGCGGCACCTCGGCAAAAAACCGCCAAATGGTACTTTTGGTGCAGGTACCGCGGTGGTACCCGACCTGTTCACCGTCGACGGCCAGCCGGACACATAAGCGGACCTCGCGTTCGAGATCTTAACGTGACCTACACCGCAAGTGTGCGATCGCTCGCGTACCGACTAGACTTCGCGCGGTCCGAACGGACGACAGATGCCGTGCAGGCGCGCATATGGCGCGGCACGGCCATGTGGAAAGGTCTCAACGTGGGTGGTAATTCCGGCAGCGCGTTTCCGACGATCATCATGTTCGCGCTGCTCTTCGGCCTGATGTACTTCATGTTCATCCGGCCGCAGGCCAAGCGTCGCAAGGAGGCCGAGTCGATGCAGAAGTCGCTCGGCGCCGGCGACAAGGTCATCACCATCGGCGGCCTCTACGGCACCGTCGTCTCCACCGACGACGAGAGCGTCACCCTCGAGATCGCGCCCGGTGTGACCGCCCGCTACGCGCGACAGGCCGTGGGCCGGGTGACCGAGCAGGTCAAGGCGCCGACCGAGCACGTGGTGGACAACCCCGTCAAGGAAGACAAGTAAATCGCTGACCCCACGCCACGGCCGGCCGGCACCTCCGCGGCGGTCGTGGCGTATCCCCATCCGTCATTCATTCCCAGGGAGACTCGACAGCCGTGGCACCACCTCAGGGACAGATGCGCCCCGGGAGGCAACTCGCCCTCCTCGGCGCCATCTTCGTCATCCTCGCCAGCGCGGTCTGGTTCGGCGGCAAGGGCGGTTGGGAGGAGCGCCTCACCCCCAACCTCGGCCTTGACCTCGTCGGCGGTTCGCGAGTCACCCTCCGGGCGCAGTCCGGCGTCGACGGCCAGCCCCCGACCGCGCAGGAGCTCGAGCAGGCCCGCCGCATCATCTCCGAGCGCGTGGACGCGCGGGGCGTGAGCGAGGCGCAGGTCGTCGTCGAGGGCAACCAGAACATCGTGATCTCCGTCGCCAAGAAGGGCGACGACGCGATCAAGGATGTCGGTGCGGCCTCGCAGCTCTTCTTCCGCAAGGTGCTGAAGATGGCCGACGGCACGGGCGCGGCCGCCGCGCCCGCCCCGTCCGCCAGCCCCACCCCCGCCGCGTCGGCCAGCCCGAAGCCGGCCGCCAGCGCGAGCGCGTCGGTCAAGCCGGCCGCGTCGGCCAAGCCGTCGGCGAGCGCGTCGCCCGCCACGGGCGGCACCGGCGGCGGTATGGCCATGGCCACCACCGCTCCGACGCCGACCCCCGCCGCGAGCAAGGCCCCGGCCCCCTCGGCCAGCCCGGCCGCCGCGCCGAAGCCGTCGACCCCGGCCGGCAACGACGTCGTGACGCTGGCGCAGGTGCAGGCGAAGGTCGGCAAGGCCGTGTACGACGAGGCCGCCAAGCTGACCGCGCCGGCCACCGACCCGGCCCAGATCGAGAAGTTCAAGCCGTTCGCGACCCTGTCGCCGAACGAGGTGGCCGTGCTGCCGGCGAACGTGCAGTTCAACGTCCCGCAGATCACCTGCGACCAGCTCGACAAGCGCCCCCCGGGCTCGATCAACAACCCCGACGTGCAGGCCGTGGCCTGTGAGCCGGGCGCGAAGTACCTGCTCGACGTCGCCAAGGTCAAGGGCACCGACATCGACAAGGCGTCGCCGCAGATCGAGCAGAACACCAACCGGCGCGTGGTCTCGATGGACTTCTCCAGCGAGGGTCTGGACAAGTGGACCGCGCTGACCCGCGAGGCGTTCCGCAACGAGGGTGACGTCAAGTGCGGCGAGGAGACCCTCGACGAGGGCAAGTGCCGCGTCGCCGTGGTGCTCGACAACAAGATCATCTCGGCGCCGGTCATCCAGGGCGTGCTCGGTGACGACTCGGTCATCACCGGCGACTTCACCGCCGCGACCGCCGCGGACCTGGCCAACAACCTGAACTACGGCTCGCTGTCGATGACCTTCGTCCCGCAGGAGGCGCAGACCATCACCCCGACCCTGGGCGGTGAGCACCTCAAGGGCGGTCTGCTGGCGGCCGGCATCGGCATGCTGCTGGTCATCATCTACTCGTTCTTCTACTACCGCCTGCTGGGCACGGTCATCTTCCTGTCGCTGATCCTGTCGGCGGCGCTGACCTTCCTGGCGCTGGTGTTCCTCGGCCGGGAGATGGGCTTCACCCTGACGCTGGCCGGCATCGCGGGCTTCATCGTCTCGCTCGGTGTGGCGGCGGACTCGTTCGTCATCTACTTCGAGCGCCTCAAGGACGAGATCCGCGAGGGCCGCAGCCCGCGCAGCGCGGTGCCGCGGGCCTGGGTCCGGGCCCGTAAGACGATCCTCACCGCCAACGCGATCTCGATCATGGCCGCGGTGGTGCTCTACCTCGTCTCGTCCGGTGTGGTGGCGGGCTTCGCCTTCGCGCTGGGTCTGGCGACGGTCATCGACCTGATCGTGGTGTTCCTCTTCCGTCACCCGATCATGACGATGTTCGCGCGTACCGACGCGTTCCTTTCCCCGCGCGTCAGCGGCCTGGGCCGCGTGCTGCACGAAGCCAAGGAGGCTAAGTGATGAGTGGTCTCGCAACCCGCCTCTACCGCGGTGAGGCCGGACTCGAAATCGTCGGCAAGCGCAAGCTGTGGTTCGGCGTGGCCGGCGGCGTGCTGCTGATCGCGATCCTGGCCATCTCGCTGATCGGCTTCAAGCCGGGCATCGAGTTCGAGGGCGGCAACGAGTTCACCGTGCCGACCTCGGCCGGCTCGCTCGCCGACGTCGAGAAGGCGGTCTCCGACGCGATCCAGTCGGTCGCGCCCGAGACCGAGGTGCACCCCGCCACCAAGATCGGCGACACCATCTACGCGGTGCGCAGCGCCGTGCTGGAGCAGGACCAGACGCTGCAGGTCAAGGACAAGGTCGCGGCGGCGCTGAAGATCGACGTCGGCGCGGTCAGCGACAACCGGGTCAGCGCGGCCTGGGGCGAGCAGGTCACCGAGCAGGCCCTCATCGGCCTGGTGGTGTTCCTCGCCGTGGTCAGCATCTACCTGATCTTCCGGTTCGAGTGGCGCATGGCCGCCGCCGCGGTCGCCTCGCTCGTGTTCGACCTGGCGTTCACCGCCGGGGTGTACGCGCTGGTCGGCTTCGAGGTCACGCCGTCGACGGTGATCGGCTTCCTGACGATCCTCGGTTACGCCCTGTACGACGTCGTCGTCGTGTTCGACAAGGTGCAGGAGAACACCCGTGGCATCACGGGCAGCAGCACCACGACGTACGGCGAGGCGGCCAACCTCGCGGTGAACCAGACCCTGATGCGCTCCATCAACACCGGTCTGGTGGCGCTGCTGCCGGTCGGCGGCCTGCTCTTCATCGGTGCCGGCCTGCTGGGCGCGGGCACCCTGAAGGACCTGGGCCTGGTGCTGTTCATCGGTATGGGCACCGCGATCTACTCGTCGCTCTTCTTCGCCACCCCCGTGCTGGTGTGGCTGAAGGAGATGGACCCGAAGATCAAGAACCACACCCAGCGGGTGCTGGCACGCCGCGCCCAGCTCGGCGGCGGCGTCAAGGCGTCCGGCGACGTGCCGGCGCAGCCGGTCGCCGTGGGCGCGGGCGCGGGCAGCGCGGCGCCGAAGGCGGGCGCCAAGCCCGCCGGTGCCAAGAGCGGCCGCCCCGCCGGGCGTCCCGCGGGCAAGCGTCGCTGACCTGCGACAACGCAACACGAGGCCCGGCGTCCCGACAGGGACGCCGGGCCTCGGCCCTTTTCAGGGCCGGTTCGTACTAGGGTGTGCGCGTGACCAACGAGCTCATCCAGGGTGACAGCGGGCCCGCCACCGCGGCGCTCGTCGCCGACATGGTCGTCGACGTGGCGGACTTCCCCAAGACGGGAGTCCTCTTCAAGGACCTCACCCCGCTGTTCGCCGACGGCAAGGCGTTCCGCGGCGTCATCGACGCGATCGCGGGCCGCTACGACGGCACCTTCGACGTCGTGGTCGGCGTGGAAGCCCGTGGGTTCGTGCTGGCCGCCGCCGTGGCGTACGCCGCGGGCGTGGGCGTGGTCCCGGTGCGCAAGGCCGGGAAGCTGCCCAGAGTGGCCCACGCGGCCTCGTACGCCCTGGAGTACGGCACGGCCACCCTGGAGATCAGTGAGGGCGCGTTCCGGCCCGGCCAGCGAGTGCTGGTCGTCGACGACGTGCTGGCGACCGGCGGCACCGCCGACGCCACCCTCGACCTGGTCCAGCGGGCCGGCGGCGAGCTGGCCGGCTTCGTGGTGCTGATCGAGCTGGGCTTCCTGGGCGGTCGCGAGCGCCTGGGCGACCGGCCCGTGCACGCGCTGCTGCGCCTGTAGACGGGCACGCGTCCCGTTTGACACGTTTCGCGGCGGCCCCGGCGGGGCACCACCGCGTCGTCAGCCGCCACCCGACCGGGTGACCGGCGGCACTCTTGACGGCCCCGGCCTCCACCGGGGCGGCCCCGCCCTCCGGCAAATCGGCCGGCAAGCCCGATCCCAGGTAGCATGGGCTATCCGAACCTCACCGAAGGAGCGGCCGTTGTCTCAGGAATCCGCCCCGAACGTGGCCGTGGCGGAGACGTCGCAGGCCGACACCGGGTCCACCACGGCGAAGGGCACCGCCAAGGACGCCAAGCGCGACGCGGCCGTGCTGCCCTTCCCGGGCCGCGACCAGGCCGGCGCGGAGCCGGAC
The Catellatospora sp. IY07-71 DNA segment above includes these coding regions:
- the yajC gene encoding preprotein translocase subunit YajC, with the protein product MWKGLNVGGNSGSAFPTIIMFALLFGLMYFMFIRPQAKRRKEAESMQKSLGAGDKVITIGGLYGTVVSTDDESVTLEIAPGVTARYARQAVGRVTEQVKAPTEHVVDNPVKEDK
- the secD gene encoding protein translocase subunit SecD, with translation MRPGRQLALLGAIFVILASAVWFGGKGGWEERLTPNLGLDLVGGSRVTLRAQSGVDGQPPTAQELEQARRIISERVDARGVSEAQVVVEGNQNIVISVAKKGDDAIKDVGAASQLFFRKVLKMADGTGAAAAPAPSASPTPAASASPKPAASASASVKPAASAKPSASASPATGGTGGGMAMATTAPTPTPAASKAPAPSASPAAAPKPSTPAGNDVVTLAQVQAKVGKAVYDEAAKLTAPATDPAQIEKFKPFATLSPNEVAVLPANVQFNVPQITCDQLDKRPPGSINNPDVQAVACEPGAKYLLDVAKVKGTDIDKASPQIEQNTNRRVVSMDFSSEGLDKWTALTREAFRNEGDVKCGEETLDEGKCRVAVVLDNKIISAPVIQGVLGDDSVITGDFTAATAADLANNLNYGSLSMTFVPQEAQTITPTLGGEHLKGGLLAAGIGMLLVIIYSFFYYRLLGTVIFLSLILSAALTFLALVFLGREMGFTLTLAGIAGFIVSLGVAADSFVIYFERLKDEIREGRSPRSAVPRAWVRARKTILTANAISIMAAVVLYLVSSGVVAGFAFALGLATVIDLIVVFLFRHPIMTMFARTDAFLSPRVSGLGRVLHEAKEAK
- the secF gene encoding protein translocase subunit SecF, encoding MSGLATRLYRGEAGLEIVGKRKLWFGVAGGVLLIAILAISLIGFKPGIEFEGGNEFTVPTSAGSLADVEKAVSDAIQSVAPETEVHPATKIGDTIYAVRSAVLEQDQTLQVKDKVAAALKIDVGAVSDNRVSAAWGEQVTEQALIGLVVFLAVVSIYLIFRFEWRMAAAAVASLVFDLAFTAGVYALVGFEVTPSTVIGFLTILGYALYDVVVVFDKVQENTRGITGSSTTTYGEAANLAVNQTLMRSINTGLVALLPVGGLLFIGAGLLGAGTLKDLGLVLFIGMGTAIYSSLFFATPVLVWLKEMDPKIKNHTQRVLARRAQLGGGVKASGDVPAQPVAVGAGAGSAAPKAGAKPAGAKSGRPAGRPAGKRR
- a CDS encoding adenine phosphoribosyltransferase, translated to MTNELIQGDSGPATAALVADMVVDVADFPKTGVLFKDLTPLFADGKAFRGVIDAIAGRYDGTFDVVVGVEARGFVLAAAVAYAAGVGVVPVRKAGKLPRVAHAASYALEYGTATLEISEGAFRPGQRVLVVDDVLATGGTADATLDLVQRAGGELAGFVVLIELGFLGGRERLGDRPVHALLRL